The Mycobacterium avium subsp. avium genomic sequence CGAACCGCGGCGGGGCCGGCTGCTCGCCGACATCGCCCGGACGTTCGTGCCGCGCGCGGGCCGAGCGCAGCTGGTCCAGGCAGAGCCGGCTGGCCACCACGGTCAGCCAGCCCCGCACGTCGTCGATGTCGCCCGCGGCGGACAGCCGCAGGAATGCCTCCTGCGCAACGTCTTCCGCGTCGCCGATGTCGCCCAGCATCTGGTAGGCGAGGTTGACCAGGTAGGGACGGTGACGACGCCAGGCCTTGGCGACCTGGTCGTCGGCTGATTGCGACCGGTTCATGATTCTTCGACGATCTGCTGCCGCAAAAAGTTACCCGTTCTCCCGGTGTAACTTTCCCACCTTTGGCCCCGTCCTTGCAGCAGTGGACGAAACACCTGGAAGGAACACGCACATGACAATTGTCGTCACCGGGGCCACCGGCAACGTGGGGCGCCCGCTGGTCACCGCGCTGCTCGCCGCCGGCGCACCGGTTCGGGCGGTCACCCGCCGATCCGGACCGGCCGGATTCCCGGCACAGGTCGAGCTCTTCGATACCGCCGCCGACGCGCTACCGGGCGCCTCCGCGGTCTTCCTGAACGCCCGGGCGCTGGGCGGGCAGCTCGAGGACGTCGTGGCCCGGTGCGCGCGGCGGGGTCACGAAACTGGTTGCGCTGTCGGCGATCAACGCCGACGACGACTTCTCCCGCCAGCCGTCCCGATTTCGCGGCGACCGCAACAGGGAGGTAGAACAGCTCGCCGTCGGCTCCGGTCTGGCGTGGGTGAGCCTGCGGCCCACCGTGTTCGCGACGAACTTCGCCGGCATGTGGTCGGCGCAGCTGCGCGAAGGCGACGTGGTCGCCGGGCCGTATGCGGCGGCGTCCTCGGCGCCGATCGTCGAGACCGACATCGCCGACGTCGCAGCGCACGCCCTGCTCACCGATGACCTTGTCGGACAACGGATCCCGCTGACCGGGCCGCAGGCGTTGAGCAACGCCCAGCTGGTCGAGGTGATCGGGACCGTGCTGGGCCGGTCGCTGCGGTACCGGGAGATCCCCGCCGCAGCCGTGCGGCGGCGGTTCGTCGGGTTGGGCCTGGGCGCCGGTTTCGCCGACGCCTACCTCGCCATGCTCGCCGAAACCCTGGACAAACCCGCCCTGGTCACCCACGACGTCGAGAAAATCCTTGGGCGCCCGGCAGTTCCGTTCGCCCACTGGGTCGCCACGCACCGCGACCTGTTCGACCGCCGCAATGAACGCAAGGAAGGAGTCTGACATGACCGCACTACGTCCCCCGCGTTACCTCAAACCGATGAACAAGGTGATGATGGCCGTGCAGCGGCTGGGCATCCCGACCGGGCCGGCCATGGTGCTCACCGTGCCCGGGCGCAAGTCGGGTCAGCCGCGCAGCACGCCGATGACGCCGTTCGAGTTCCGGGGCGGCCTGTACGTGGTGGCCGGCTATCCCGGCGCCGACTGGGCGGCCAACGCCCGGGCCGCGGGCACCGGCACGCTGCGCCGGGGCCGGCGGTCCCGGCGCGTCCGCATCGTCGAACTGTCCGCCGACGAAGCCCGGCCGGTGCTGCGCGAGTTCCCCGCCAAGGTCCCGGTCGGGGTGGGGTTCGCGAAACGGTCGGGGCTGGTGCGCGACGGCACGGCCGACGAATTCGAGGCGCTGGCAGGGCAACTCGCCGTCTTCCGCTTCGACCCGGCGTGACGGCGGGCGCCGCTCACCAGACGATGGCGGCCATGTCGCGGTTGTCCGAACACACGCTGCGCACCGCCGCCTCGATGTCGGCTGCGGTGATGATCTTGAGGTCGTCCACCGTGACCGGTTGGCCGGCACGCTTCTGCGCGACCACCCGGGTGTCGCGGAAGCCCTCGGCGCGTTCGACGACGTTGCGGGCGAACCGGCCGTTCTGCATCGCGTCGATGCCGTGCCGGCCGCCGGGAGTGGTGTAGTTGCGGATGGTGGTCGCCGCGTCCAGCAGCGTCTCGCGCGCGGCCTCGTCGAGCAGGCTGGCGCGCGGGGTGGCGTAGCGGTGCGCGATCTCGACGATCTCGGCCGGCGAGTAGGACTCGAACCGCAGCTTGCGGTTGAACCGGCCAGCCAAACCCGGGTTGACGGTGAGGAATTGGTCCACCTGGTCTTCGTAACCGGCGCCGATGAAACAGAAGTCGAAGCGGTGCGCCTCCAGGGCGACCAGCAGCTGGTTGACCGCCTCCATGCCGATCATGTCGGGCGTGCCGTCCTGATGGCGCTCGATCAGCGAGTAGAACTCGTCCATGAAAATGATTCGGCCCAACGACTTTTCGATCAGCTCGTTGGTCTTGGGGCCCGACTCGCCGATGAAGTGCCCGCAGAAGTCCGATCGGCGCACCTCGCGGATCTCGGGGTGGCGCACGATTCCCATGCCGGCGTAGATCTTGCCCAGCGCCTCGGCGGTGGTCGTCTTACCCGTGCCCGGCGGGCCGACCAGCAGCATGTGGTTGGTCTGGCCCTCCACCGGCAGGCCGTGCTCGAGGCGCATCATCCGCACTTCGAGTTGGTCCTCCAGCGCGGCGACCGCCTGTTTGACCGCGGCCAGCCCCACCTGTTTGGCCAGCAGCCGGCGGCCCTCGGCCAGCAGCTCGGCGCGCCGTTCGGCGGCGGCGTCGTCATCGAGCTCGTCGCGGCTCTTGGCCGACGAGGCGTCCCACCGGTCGGTGCGGCTGTCGATGGTTTGTTCGTCGGTGATGACCAGGTGCAAGTTCGGGTCGGCCAGCGCCTCCTTGGCGGCCTCGGTGAGGACGCCGTTGATGGTGGCCTTGGACAGCCAGATCTGGGCCTTGTCCTCCTCGCCCAGCTGGCGGTGCACCATCCCGCGCACGTAGGCCAGATCGGCAACCAGCAGCGGGACGTCGGCCGGGCCGATGGACGCGGTCAGCACATCGGCGTCGAAGCGCGACGACGCCTGGGTCTGCCCGATGACGTCGACCCGGTCCAGCCAGTCCAGCGCCACCCGCCCCTGGCCCAGGTGGGCGGCGGCGTGCGCGGCCAGCGCGCAGATCGAGGCCGTCACCGCCGACATGATGATGGCCTGCGGCGGCAACTCCTCCGCGGCCGTCAACAACACATCCGGCCAGCGCTGCGTCCGGTACATCAAGAAGGTGCGGGCCAGCTGGTGCCACTGGTAGTTGGTCCACGAGTCCAGCAGGTCGCGGTTGGCCAGCAGCTTGTCGGCCTCGGCGTACTCCCCGGCGATGGTCAGCGCGGACGACAGCGCCAGCCCGACCTGCGAGGCGTCGGTGACGGTGATGCCGATGTAGGGGCCCAGCTGGATCTCGGCGGCCAGGGTCTGCCCGATCCGGGTGGTCTCGCGGTGCAGCCATTCGCTGGTGGCGTAGAGCTTGCGCAGCGACGCCAGGTCGCTGTCGCCGCACGCGATGCGCCCCAGCCACGCGTCGGCCATCGACGGGTCGGCGTCGGTGGCGGCGACGAACTCCGGCAACGCGGCCGCCCGCCCCTGGCGGCTCATGATCGCCATGGCGCGGTCGAAATGCCTTCGGGCAGTTTGCAAATCACCCATCACATTCCCCCATCAGAGCACCGGCGTCGCTACATGCCGACGGACATGCTGACCGGCTCCAGGCTGACGTAGCGGTGCTCGGCGCGGAACATGTCCATCTCGACAAGCCAATTCTTCCCCGCCGCACTGACGTTCACCACCGCGGGGCTGACTTGTTCGATGATCACCTCGAAGCCGTGCCGCTGCGCCTCGGACAGGGTGGTGCCGGCGGGGGCGACGGTGATCACGGTCGCCGGCCGCGGGGTGGGCGAGATCGCGGCCTCGACGCCCTCGCCGCGGCGCGGGGCGTACTCCACCACGCTGACGGTGGTCCGCGGGGCCGGGCGGGAGCTGTTGACGACGCTGATCTCCGGCATCCGCACGCTGACCCAGCGCGACATGTCGCGGGTGTGCACGCAGACCCGTTCGCCGGCGCCGGCCGTACGGATCACGATGCGCTTGGCGATCGGGTCGTCGGCGGCGACGAAGACGCGCGACAGCTCGCCGGCGTCGGTGACCGGCATCAGCAGCCGATCGCCGTTGGGCAGCTTGCCGATCAGCACGCCCGACGGGCCGATCTCGGTGATCAGCTCGGCGGGCAGCCGGCTGCGCCGCAGCCCGCGCAGGTGTGGTCGGGGGCCGCACATGTTGGCGGCCGCCGCGGCGGCCTGCTCGCCGTTGAGCCGGCGCAGGATCACGCTGGGCGGCGTGGGGGCGGGGGTCGGGGTGCGCACCGTGATCGTCGCGCTGCAGTGCCCGTCGGGATAGACGGTCACGTTCTGGATCACCTCGTCGGCGCGCAGCGTCCACGCCTGGGACAGGTTGCGTGAGGTGATCGCCTGCGGCGGATAGGCGTAGGTGGTCATCCAGCCGGCTTCCCCGCGGATGGCCTTCCAGCGCTGCACGGTGCCGGACACCGCATCCCAGCCGAGCCGTCGGTCCAGCTCGGCCAGGTCGGTGGCGTTGGCCACCTTCGCCCGCAGCCCCTGGCAGCGCAGCAGCCCGGCGATCCGCTGGGCAACCGAAATCGCCGCCGCGCCAACGGTTGTGCGCCAGCGCAGGGCCTGCGCGTTGTCGATCACCGCCAACCGCATGATCAGCCAGGTCTCGCGCCGGCCGGCGTACGGCGGGGTGCCGATCTCCGAGTCGTACACCCGCGGGTAATCGCCCACGTTGCCGTGCCGGGACCCGACGGTGACGACGCTGATCGAATCGAGCTGCAAACCCAGCGCCTGGTGCAGCATCGGCGCCAATTCGACGACGTCGAGCACGTTTTCGGTCTCGACGGTCACCGAGCCGGTCACCAGGGTGGCCCGGTGCGCCCGGCCCAGCAGTTGGACCGCGACCACCGCGACGCCGTCCTGCACCCGCACGCCGCCGCCGGATCGGTTGTTGGCCACCGTGATCGGGGCCGACCAGTCGATGGGACGCCGGCCGCGCCGCCACAACACCGCCCACGACCAGGCCGGCTGACCCCACCAGCGCACGAACACCAGCGCGACGCCCACCAGCACGGCCACCGCGGCGGCGATGTAGCCGCCCAGCAGCCAGCTCGCCAGCGCGAGCACGAACACCACCCACACCCCGACCACCCGGCGGTTGCTGCCGCGGCTGAACCCGGTGAGGTTGGGTCTCATCGGGCCCTCCGCAATCGCGCCGCGATCGCGAGCACCAGCACCCCGGCCGCGACGGTCCCCAGGAATCCGATGGCGATGTTGCGGGCCCGGTGATCGGGCGGCGGGGGCGGCGGGGCCGGAGTGATGATCCGGCTTTGGGAGCCCGGCGCCATCCGGTCACCCGGGGGGATGTTGAAGGTCAGCGCGGCGACCGGATCCACCAGCCCGTAGCCGACCTTGTTGTCGACCCCGGCCGGCGGATTGTGCGCGGACTGCACGATCCGGTTGATCACCTGATGCGCGGACAGCTCGGGGAACTTCGCGCGCACCAACGCCGCGACACCGCTGACGTAGGCCGCCGAGAAACTCGTTCCCCAGAACGGCATGTTCTTCTCGCCCGGCCGCGACGGCGGGTAGGCGTTGACCGGCCCGCCGCCCTGCGGCGAGAGCCCCATGATGTGGGTGCCGGGCGCGGCCACCCCCACCCACGGGCCGGACATGCTCTTGTCCAGCGCGGCGCCGCTGGCGTCGACGGCGCCCACCGACAGCACGTAGTCGGAGAACCAGGACGGCGCCGAGACCACCTTGACCTGATGCCAGTCCCGCGGGTCGGACGGGTCCAGCGGGTCGAACATCGGGTTGTTGTTGCAGCCGGCTTCGCCGTCGTTGCCGGCGGCCGCCACGACCACCGCGTCCTTGACGGTGGCCGCATACCACAGCGCCGCACCCAGCGCGCGCTGATCGGCGGGAGCCGCCGCGGGCAGGCACGCGGTGACCGAGATGTTGATCACCTTGGCGCCCATGTTCGCCGCGTGCACCACCGCGCGCGCCACCGAATTCAGCGTGCCGGCCTTGACCTTCTCGTCGGAGTTGGGGTCGCCCGGCGGCGGGTTGACCGGTTCGAAGGCCCGCGAGGATTGCCGTATCGAGATGATCGTCGCGTGCGGGGCCACGCCCACCACCCCGTCGGGCGCGCCGGGCGGAAGCGGCGGCACCGCGGGTTCGTCCTCGGTCTGCGGATCAGGCGGCCCGTTGGATGCGGCGGTGGCGCCGCCGCCCTCCGGCGGCGGGGGCGGCGGAGGTGGAGGCGGCGGAAGAACCTGGGTGATGGTCACCGGCGGCGGCGGGGGCGGGGGCGCCACCGGCGGCGGCACCTCGACCGGCGGGGGTGGCGCGCCCACGGCCGGCGGCGGCCCGGCCGGCGGCGGGAACGCCGGGGTGGCCGGCATCGGCCGTGGCATCGGCAGGATCCCTTGCGGCGCAGCGCCGATGATGGAACTGACGATGGTGCCGTGGGCGTCGCAGTCCGACAGGCCGTCCTCGCCCACGATGTAGTCGCCGCCGGGCACCACGGGCAGCCGCGGGTTCGGCGACACCCCGGTGTCGATCACCGCGACCGGCACCCCGTTGCCGGTGCTGTACTGCCAGGCCTTGGCGATGTTGAGCAGGTTGAACCCGGGCGCCAACTGCGCCACGTCCGGGTTTCGCACGGTGATCGGCGCCGAACAGCTGTTGGCGCGCCGCATCGGCTGATCGGGCCGCGGCGGCCCGTCCGGTGGCGCCATGCCCGGATCCACCGAGGGGGGTGTAATCGCTTGTGCGGCAGGAACATTGGCTGATAGTGCGACCAGGGTCAGGGCGGCGGCCAGCGCCGCCGCCCGTCTCAGTGGCGAATCCACGTGAAGAGCCCTCCCAGGGCCGCCGCCGCCGGCAGCAGGACGATGAACGCGAGCACTTCCACCCATTCCACGGTCAACCGGATGAACGGCCGGAACCGCATCGCCGGCACCAAAAGCGCTGCGGCCAAACCGAATGCGGCGAAGGTGGTCACCGCCACCACCGGCCACAGCAGCCCGGTCATCGCATCGTGCGGCGCGGCGAGCGCGTATTTGACCACTCCCGCGCACACCGCGGCCGACGCCCCGCACACCAGGGCGACGGCCTGGTACTTGGCGGCGAAGCCGCGGCCCTGGGTGATGAAGATGCCCACCACCAGCCCGGCGACCACCAGCGCCAGCCACGCCCACGGCCGTCCGGGCGTCAAAACGCCCCACACCGCGGCGGGCAGCACGATCGACACCCCGACGCACAGCCCCACCTGGACCGCGTTGACCAACCGCGCCGACGCGGCGATCGCGGCGCCGCGCGCGGTGATGTCGGTCAATTCGTTGTCCTGCTCCTCGGATTCGTCCTCGCTGACCGGGGCCACGGTGTCGACCGGCATGCCCTCGCGCCTTGCGAACAGGTCGCGGCCGGTGATCGAGCCGAAGTGCGGCGGCCGGACCCGGGCCACCCACAGCGCGATCAGCGGCGTCATCCGAACCAGCACAAGCAATCCCACCAGCACACAGATCGCCAGCACCTGCACCGAGGCGGGACGGAACATCCGGACCGCGGCCACCGCGGCCAGCACCCCGCACACCGTCACCACCGCGGTGACCACCGCGGTCTGCCACCGGTTACGTGCCGTCACCCCGATCGCGATGGCCCCCAGGATCACCACCACGACCCCGATAAGCGCGTGCGCGGCGCCCAGCACGCCGGGCGGAGCGCAGGCGCCGGCCACGGCCAGCGCCACCACCGCCAGCCAGGCGAACCCGCTGAACAGGTCGCGGCGCTCGCGCCACCCGCTGCGCACCACCAGCGTCGCGATCAGCAGCAGCGCACCGATGCCGCCGGCCACCGCCGCGGGGATCGGGCCGTCGGTGAAGGTCCGCGCCCGCAGGCACAGCCCCACCACCACCGCCACCGCCATCGCGATCACCGCGACCGCGGTGTGCGCGGCGGTCAGCGGCGTCACCGGAGCGAACATCCGGTCACCGCCCTCGCGGCCCAGCCACTTGCCCATGGCGGCCAACCCGCTGGACAGCGACTCGTACTGCGGTTCGAACGACTCGCCGGCCACCCGCGGCACCAGCACCAGGGTGTCGCCGTCCTGGACGCCAAGCTCGTCCAGGCTCTTATTGATATCGAGCCGAACCCCATTGATCTTGTGCAGTTCGTAGCTGCCGGCCGGCAAAGCAATGCCGTCGAAACCTTTGCGCTTCAGGTCGGCGTCGAAGAGCTCGACCATTCCCTCGAAGAATCCCTCCACCGGAATTCCGGCCGGAAAGACTTGGGAACACAGGTGCTTCTCGTAAGAAATGTTGACCGCACAACGCGCCGGAAAGGCGACCTTATGCGGCGATGTCACGGCACCGCCCGCTCGGCATCAGGAATGTATTTGTCGGCCAGCCCGGCGGTGATCTCGAAAAGCCGCAGCCGCGTCTTTTTCTTCAGCTCGTGGACGGTGTCGATGATGCCGCCCTTGGCCAGGTGCGGGTCGAACGGCAGCGCCTCGACCGTCGCGCCGACCTTGGTGAACCGCTCGGTCAGGTACGCCAGCGCATCCTTGTCGGTGATCTGGTCGGTGTGGTTGACGATCACGGTGCTGCGCGAGACCAGCTCGTGGTAGCCCTGCGAGCGCAGGTAATCCACCGCCCGCAGCACCGGACGCGAGCGGTCCGCGGTGATGCCGGAGACGAATACCAGGGTGTCGGTGTTCTCCAGGACCGGCTTCATCACTTCGTGTTCGAGGTCGGGCGAGGTGTCGACGATCATCACGGTGTGAGTACGCCGCAGCCGCGACAGCACCCCGGAGAACATCGCGGGCACCAACGGCCGCGGCTGGTCCGAGGTCCGGTTTCCGGCCAGCACGTCCAGCCCAACTGCGTTCTGCCCCAAGTGTTCTCGAATATCGGCGTAGCCCTGCACGTCGGTGTCGTTGATGATGGCGGTGTAGTCGCCCGGCGGGGACTCGTCGATGCGGTCGGCCAGCGTGCCGAAACCCGGGACCGCGTCGATGGCAATCACGTTCTGCGGGCGGCATTCCCGGAACACACCGCCGATGCAGGCGACCAGCGTGGTGACCCCCACGCCGCCCTTGCCGGAGACGACGGTGATGACGTATTGCCGTCGAATATGGCGCCGGATGCGATTTTGCAGGTCGCGGTAGTGCCGTTCGCGGGGAGATTCACCGGGATTTATTTTGTGAAATGAGATGGTGTAAATGAATTTCCGCCAGCCGGACCCCGGTGGAATTTTTCGCGGCGCGGCCAGATCGGTAATACGCATCGTGTCCGATACCGAATCCGGGAAGTTGCTGCCCCCTGACGGATCCCCCCGTCTGAGCGCTCCTTCGTCCGACATATTCGGGTCATTCCAAGGGCTCGTCACGACGCGATGCTAACACGCTTTGCGATACCGCGTTTACCCGATCACAAACCTTTCAAGTACGACAGGCGTTGCTATTCCAAGACTTTGGTTGACCAAGTTAGTTTGACGCGATAACGGGGCCGCACCGTCACACCACCCGCCGATACGAGTACCACTCGTCGCCGGCGGGCAGCCGTCGGATCAGCCGTTGCACCGCTCCGCCGATGTCGCTGCGCGAGCCGGGCGACAGGATCTGGTAGCGGCGCTGCCCGGATACCACGCTTTCGATACAGACCCGGCCGCCGGGGGTGTCCACGATGGACACCGACGAATCGCCGACGGCGACGCGGGCCAGCTCGTCGGGCCCGACGCCGGCCTGCAGCGCGACGATGTTGGCGTGCGCCGAGCGGGCCGAGTCGGCGGCGGTGAGCACCGTCTGCAGCTGGTCGGCGTCGAGGCGCTGCTCGAGCAGGAACGCCCGCAGGCTGGCGGTGTCGTGCACCGAGGCCAGCAGCTGCTCGGTGTCCAGGGTGATGGGCCGCAGCGGCGCCGCCTCGGCCACGCCGCACAACCGCTCGATCTGGCCGACCACGATCTCGCTGGCGGCGGCCTCGCTGCTGGCCGTCCCGGCGGGGTAGAGGCGCACCAGCTGATCGTGGCGTTCCAACACCACCCACCAGGTGGCGAAGCGGCAGATCGACGCCCGGCTCGGCTCGCGGCCCGGGACGGCGATCATCACCAGCAGGCCCAGGTCCCGGCGCAACAACACGGTGAGCCACTCGCGAATCATCGGGTCGACGTTGCCGGCCTCGTCGAGCGCGCCGGCGGCCACCAGCTCGGCGGCCGCCGGGTGCCGCAGCGCCCGCTCGGGGGTGTCCAGCCGCGGCAGCAGCGGCCGCAGCCCCAGCTCAGGGCAGGTTTGTTCGATCCCGGTGACCGCTTGCAACACCCAGAGGCCGTCGACCGTCGTGGTCAGCATGTCGCCCTGCCCTCACCGCGCGGGATCCCCAACCGGGGAAGAAAGACGAAAGGTGGGGCACACGCTCGGCGCATCTGCCCCACCCTCGTTCCGGTCGTGCCGGCTCAGAACAGGCCGGCGATGTGCTGGTCCGTGCTGATCGCGCTGTCCAGCACGTGCGAGGTGGTCTGCCCGTGCTGGCGGATCGTGTCGATGAGCCCCTGCAGCCCGGACAGCATCTGCGCCTGCGCCTCGAAAAAGCCCGACGCGCCGTGCCCGGCGAAGAATTCCTGCAGGGCATGCGTGCGGTTGGAGGTGTCGTCGAAAATGGACTGCAACTGGCCGGCGCGGGAGGCGACGTCGGTGGCGAAGTCGGCCACCGCGCCCGGGTTGTAAGTGATCGGGTCGGACATGATCAATTTCCTTAGGGTTGAAGGGGTCTGGGATTGGATGTCCTGGATGCCCAGGACGGTGGGGTGTGGCTAATGTGTTGTTGCAACGGTTGTTGCTTGAAAGGAATGGCCGCCCTGCCGTTTTGGACGGTCCTGGCCACTGATTGAGATCTGACGCGTACTCGATGACGCTGCTCTAAGGACCTGTTGGCGGGGTTGTCCGCGGGGACTGCGACGACAGGAGTAGCGGTATGGCCGAACCCGACCGAGTGTGGGTGGGTATCGACGTCGGTAAGTCCACTCATCATGCGTGCGCGATCGATGACACCGGAAAGGTGGTGTGGTCGAAGAAAATCCCGAACGAACAGGCCGCGATCGAAGACCTGATCGCCCAGGGCGGCCGGATTGCTAACCACGTGGTGTGGGCGATCGATTTGACCTCGCCGCCGGCGGCGCTGCTGATCGCCGTACTGCTGAGCGCGAAAGCCGAGGTGGTGTATGTGCCGGGCCGCACGGTTAACACGATGAGTCATGCGTTCCGCGGCGAAGGCAAGACCGACGCCAAAGACGCGCGGGTAATCGCCGAAACCGCTCGGCACCGACGAGATCTGTCCCCGGTCGTACCCGGCGAAGACCTGGTTGCCGAATTGCGGTCGCTGACCGCATACCGGTCGGATCTGATGGCTGACTGGGTGCGAGGCGTGAACCGGCTGCGCTCGATGCTCACCGCCATCTTCCCTGCTCTGGAAGCTGCGTTCGACTACTCCACCCGCGCGCCGTTGATCCTGGTATCCGCTATGTGCACTCCGGGCGAAATCCGGTCGGCAAAAAGAGCTGGCGTGATCAAGCACCTTCGGAAAAACCGGGCATGGCCCAACAACATCGACACGATCGCCGACAAGGCGCTCGCCGCGGCAGCAGGCCAGATAATCACCCTTCCCGGCGAAGCCGGAACCGCCGCGCTCATCAAGCAACTCGCAGCACGGCTGCTGGACTTGGATCGGCAGATCAAGGACATCGATAAGCAAATCACCAACAAATTTCGTGAGCATCCCAGCGCCGCCATCATC encodes the following:
- the eccE gene encoding type VII secretion protein EccE encodes the protein MRPNLTGFSRGSNRRVVGVWVVFVLALASWLLGGYIAAAVAVLVGVALVFVRWWGQPAWSWAVLWRRGRRPIDWSAPITVANNRSGGGVRVQDGVAVVAVQLLGRAHRATLVTGSVTVETENVLDVVELAPMLHQALGLQLDSISVVTVGSRHGNVGDYPRVYDSEIGTPPYAGRRETWLIMRLAVIDNAQALRWRTTVGAAAISVAQRIAGLLRCQGLRAKVANATDLAELDRRLGWDAVSGTVQRWKAIRGEAGWMTTYAYPPQAITSRNLSQAWTLRADEVIQNVTVYPDGHCSATITVRTPTPAPTPPSVILRRLNGEQAAAAAANMCGPRPHLRGLRRSRLPAELITEIGPSGVLIGKLPNGDRLLMPVTDAGELSRVFVAADDPIAKRIVIRTAGAGERVCVHTRDMSRWVSVRMPEISVVNSSRPAPRTTVSVVEYAPRRGEGVEAAISPTPRPATVITVAPAGTTLSEAQRHGFEVIIEQVSPAVVNVSAAGKNWLVEMDMFRAEHRYVSLEPVSMSVGM
- the eccA2 gene encoding type VII secretion system ESX-2 AAA family ATPase EccA2, which gives rise to MGDLQTARRHFDRAMAIMSRQGRAAALPEFVAATDADPSMADAWLGRIACGDSDLASLRKLYATSEWLHRETTRIGQTLAAEIQLGPYIGITVTDASQVGLALSSALTIAGEYAEADKLLANRDLLDSWTNYQWHQLARTFLMYRTQRWPDVLLTAAEELPPQAIIMSAVTASICALAAHAAAHLGQGRVALDWLDRVDVIGQTQASSRFDADVLTASIGPADVPLLVADLAYVRGMVHRQLGEEDKAQIWLSKATINGVLTEAAKEALADPNLHLVITDEQTIDSRTDRWDASSAKSRDELDDDAAAERRAELLAEGRRLLAKQVGLAAVKQAVAALEDQLEVRMMRLEHGLPVEGQTNHMLLVGPPGTGKTTTAEALGKIYAGMGIVRHPEIREVRRSDFCGHFIGESGPKTNELIEKSLGRIIFMDEFYSLIERHQDGTPDMIGMEAVNQLLVALEAHRFDFCFIGAGYEDQVDQFLTVNPGLAGRFNRKLRFESYSPAEIVEIAHRYATPRASLLDEAARETLLDAATTIRNYTTPGGRHGIDAMQNGRFARNVVERAEGFRDTRVVAQKRAGQPVTVDDLKIITAADIEAAVRSVCSDNRDMAAIVW
- a CDS encoding IS110-like element IS901 family transposase encodes the protein MAEPDRVWVGIDVGKSTHHACAIDDTGKVVWSKKIPNEQAAIEDLIAQGGRIANHVVWAIDLTSPPAALLIAVLLSAKAEVVYVPGRTVNTMSHAFRGEGKTDAKDARVIAETARHRRDLSPVVPGEDLVAELRSLTAYRSDLMADWVRGVNRLRSMLTAIFPALEAAFDYSTRAPLILVSAMCTPGEIRSAKRAGVIKHLRKNRAWPNNIDTIADKALAAAAGQIITLPGEAGTAALIKQLAARLLDLDRQIKDIDKQITNKFREHPSAAIIESMPGMGPHLGAEFLVITGGNMAAFTNPGRLASFAGLVPVPRDSGRITGNLHRPKRYNRRLRRVFYLAALSSLKIEGPSRAFYDRKRSENHIHTQALLALARRHVDVLWALLRDNRTWQPQQPTVAAA
- a CDS encoding ESX secretion-associated protein EspG, which gives rise to MLTTTVDGLWVLQAVTGIEQTCPELGLRPLLPRLDTPERALRHPAAAELVAAGALDEAGNVDPMIREWLTVLLRRDLGLLVMIAVPGREPSRASICRFATWWVVLERHDQLVRLYPAGTASSEAAASEIVVGQIERLCGVAEAAPLRPITLDTEQLLASVHDTASLRAFLLEQRLDADQLQTVLTAADSARSAHANIVALQAGVGPDELARVAVGDSSVSIVDTPGGRVCIESVVSGQRRYQILSPGSRSDIGGAVQRLIRRLPAGDEWYSYRRVV
- a CDS encoding MinD/ParA family ATP-binding protein, which encodes MTSPWNDPNMSDEGALRRGDPSGGSNFPDSVSDTMRITDLAAPRKIPPGSGWRKFIYTISFHKINPGESPRERHYRDLQNRIRRHIRRQYVITVVSGKGGVGVTTLVACIGGVFRECRPQNVIAIDAVPGFGTLADRIDESPPGDYTAIINDTDVQGYADIREHLGQNAVGLDVLAGNRTSDQPRPLVPAMFSGVLSRLRRTHTVMIVDTSPDLEHEVMKPVLENTDTLVFVSGITADRSRPVLRAVDYLRSQGYHELVSRSTVIVNHTDQITDKDALAYLTERFTKVGATVEALPFDPHLAKGGIIDTVHELKKKTRLRLFEITAGLADKYIPDAERAVP
- the eccD gene encoding type VII secretion integral membrane protein EccD, with translation MTSPHKVAFPARCAVNISYEKHLCSQVFPAGIPVEGFFEGMVELFDADLKRKGFDGIALPAGSYELHKINGVRLDINKSLDELGVQDGDTLVLVPRVAGESFEPQYESLSSGLAAMGKWLGREGGDRMFAPVTPLTAAHTAVAVIAMAVAVVVGLCLRARTFTDGPIPAAVAGGIGALLLIATLVVRSGWRERRDLFSGFAWLAVVALAVAGACAPPGVLGAAHALIGVVVVILGAIAIGVTARNRWQTAVVTAVVTVCGVLAAVAAVRMFRPASVQVLAICVLVGLLVLVRMTPLIALWVARVRPPHFGSITGRDLFARREGMPVDTVAPVSEDESEEQDNELTDITARGAAIAASARLVNAVQVGLCVGVSIVLPAAVWGVLTPGRPWAWLALVVAGLVVGIFITQGRGFAAKYQAVALVCGASAAVCAGVVKYALAAPHDAMTGLLWPVVAVTTFAAFGLAAALLVPAMRFRPFIRLTVEWVEVLAFIVLLPAAAALGGLFTWIRH
- a CDS encoding nitroreductase family deazaflavin-dependent oxidoreductase translates to MTALRPPRYLKPMNKVMMAVQRLGIPTGPAMVLTVPGRKSGQPRSTPMTPFEFRGGLYVVAGYPGADWAANARAAGTGTLRRGRRSRRVRIVELSADEARPVLREFPAKVPVGVGFAKRSGLVRDGTADEFEALAGQLAVFRFDPA
- a CDS encoding WXG100 family type VII secretion target, with amino-acid sequence MSDPITYNPGAVADFATDVASRAGQLQSIFDDTSNRTHALQEFFAGHGASGFFEAQAQMLSGLQGLIDTIRQHGQTTSHVLDSAISTDQHIAGLF
- the mycP2 gene encoding type VII secretion system ESX-2 serine protease mycosin MycP2; the protein is MDSPLRRAAALAAALTLVALSANVPAAQAITPPSVDPGMAPPDGPPRPDQPMRRANSCSAPITVRNPDVAQLAPGFNLLNIAKAWQYSTGNGVPVAVIDTGVSPNPRLPVVPGGDYIVGEDGLSDCDAHGTIVSSIIGAAPQGILPMPRPMPATPAFPPPAGPPPAVGAPPPPVEVPPPVAPPPPPPPVTITQVLPPPPPPPPPPPEGGGATAASNGPPDPQTEDEPAVPPLPPGAPDGVVGVAPHATIISIRQSSRAFEPVNPPPGDPNSDEKVKAGTLNSVARAVVHAANMGAKVINISVTACLPAAAPADQRALGAALWYAATVKDAVVVAAAGNDGEAGCNNNPMFDPLDPSDPRDWHQVKVVSAPSWFSDYVLSVGAVDASGAALDKSMSGPWVGVAAPGTHIMGLSPQGGGPVNAYPPSRPGEKNMPFWGTSFSAAYVSGVAALVRAKFPELSAHQVINRIVQSAHNPPAGVDNKVGYGLVDPVAALTFNIPPGDRMAPGSQSRIITPAPPPPPPDHRARNIAIGFLGTVAAGVLVLAIAARLRRAR